A genomic segment from Glycine soja cultivar W05 chromosome 18, ASM419377v2, whole genome shotgun sequence encodes:
- the LOC114395971 gene encoding uncharacterized protein LOC114395971, with the protein MEDGGSLVSEDGSKIEDTTSEKVEKVKEEEDIGKEESGGGLINNLVSTLITPLSPGIGKATENESGADADEDEGENEGGIISKMVSNFFHQSEGEGVVEAEEDKEQEEEIMAGGEKIKRLKTENGGIIHNIFSHLPASIPDGAVPTADEATFLINSLVRD; encoded by the exons ATGGAAGACGGTGGAAGCTTAGTTTCAGAAGATGGATCCAAAATAGAAGATACAACCTCAGAGAAAGTTGAGAaggtgaaagaagaagaagatattgGCAAAGAAGAGAGTGGTGGTGGCCTTATCAACAACTTGGTTTCCACTTTGATCACACCCTTGAGTCCAGGCATTGGGAAAGCCACTGAAAATGAAAGTGGtgctgatgctgatgaagatgaaggagagaaTGAAGGAGGGATCATCAGCAAAATGGTTTCTAATTTCTTCCATCAAAGTGAAGGTGAAGGTGTGGTGGAAGCTGAAGAGGACAAAGAACAAGAGGAGGAAATCATGGCTGGTGGTGAAAAAATCAAACGGTTGAAGACAGAGAATGGAGGCATCATTCATAACATCTTTTCTCATTTACCTGCTTCAATCCCAG ATGGTGCGGTTCCTACAGCTGATGAGGCcacttttttaattaactcTCTTGTTCGTGACTAA
- the LOC114395969 gene encoding gamma-interferon-responsive lysosomal thiol protein-like isoform X1: protein MVFPKLGIIITAALALVPLLFINESDGASYYPSGLHADIAEIAPFASQKVNLSVYYASLSQPCATFIVKNLEEIFHSDLINIVNLQLVPWANAYVDKTNHSIVCQNGPDECELNSLEACALNVLNDVNKHYALIYCFEFLAIEGRHKNWQDCFSQLDLPEEPILSCYNRGNGTELGQKSINETALLYAPHEFLPWVMVNNQSIGKEYENFTRYVCEAYKGITAPAACNLH from the exons atggtttTTCCAAAACTAGGTATCATCATCACTGCTGCACTAGCATTAGTCCCTTTGCTTTTCATCAATGAATCTGATGGTGCTTCTTATTACCCTTCTGGTTTACATGCTGATATTGCTGAGATTGCACCCTTTGCTTCTCAGAAAGTTAACCTTTCAGTGTACTATGCAAGCCTAAGCCAACCTTGTGCAACTTTCATTGTTAAGAATCTTGAGGAAATTTTCCACAGCGATCTCATCAACATTGTCAACCTCCAGCTAGTTCCTTGGGCCAATGCTTATGTTGATAAGACTAACCATTCCATAGTATGTCAG AATGGCCCTGATGAATGCGAGCTAAATTCATTGGAAGCATGTGCTCTCAATGTTTTGAATGATGTG AACAAACATTATGCTTTGATTTACTGCTTTGAGTTTCTGGCAATTGAGGGAAGACACAAGAATTGGCAGGACTGTTTCAGCCAATTGGACTTGCCCGAGGAACCTATTCTGAGCTGCTATAACAGAGGAAATGGAACAGAG CTTGGACAAAAATCTATTAATGAAACAGCTCTCCTTTACGCACCCCACGAATTTCTGCCTTGGGTGATGGTAAACAATCAATCTATTGGAAAg GAATATGAAAACTTTACACGTTATGTTTGTGAGGCTTATAAAGGCATTACGGCTCCAGCAGCATGCAACCTTCATTAG
- the LOC114395970 gene encoding kinetochore protein SPC24 homolog, whose amino-acid sequence MAEPWRNIDVENLISYSDDLVKVLSEGPRDLNNLSHSLQQTRALSSSCDSDLNEARSFRQDYQNKVDACKQKIEEARSETAADGDLDLLQRELEEELEKERWLKEEFRAIGDEFNDLEQQWISVQEQKKTIQTIEKNKQRTQMVLSMYASVTNIVPNLDEQSKISGYIVEKDKNAVEKFEYDTSNMTALDICNGIWKIISE is encoded by the exons ATGGCGGAACCTTGGAGAAACATCGACGTGGAGAACCTGATCTCGTACAGCGACGACCTCGTCAAGGTGTTGTCGGAGGGTCCGCGCGACCTCAACAACCTCTCTCACTCTCTCCAACAAACACGCGCCCTTTCTTCCTCCTGCGACTCCGACCTCAATGAAGCTCGCTCCTTCCGCCAAG ACTATCAGAACAAAGTAGATGCATGCAAGCAGAAAATAGAGGAAGCTAGATCCGAGACTGCTGCTGATGGAGACCTGGATCTTCTACAAAGAGAACTGGAGGAAGAACTTGAGAAAGAACGCTGGTTGAAAGAGGAGTTTAG AGCCATCGGCGATGAGTTTAATGATCTAGAACAGCAATGGATTTCTGTCCAAGAGCAAAAGAAGACCATACAGACAATTGAGAAAAATAAGCAGAGGACACA GATGGTACTTTCAATGTATGCTTCTGTCACAAATATTGTGCCTAACTTGGATGAACAGTCCAAAATTTCAGGCT ATATTGTGGAAAAGGATAAAAACGCTGTTGAGAAGTTTGAATATGACACCTCAAATATGACTGCCCTTGATATATGTAATGGTATTTGGAAAATAATAAGTGAGTGA
- the LOC114397363 gene encoding receptor-like protein 7, with the protein MGQVIGLDLCEEFISGGLNNSSLFKLQYLQNLNLAYNDFNSSIPLEFDKLKNLRCLNLSNAGFHGQIPAQISHLTNLTTLDLSTSLASQHFLKLQNPNIEMILQNLTKLTELYLDGVRVSAEGKEWCHALSSLQKLKVLSMSSCNISGPIDSSLEALKELSVVRLNLNNISSPVPEFLVNFSKLNVLELSSCWLRGNFPKGIFQMQTLSVLDISNNQDLHGALPNFLQQEVLHTMNLSNTNFSGKLPGSISNLKQLSKLDLSNCQFIETLPISMSEITQLVHVDLSFNKFTGPLPSLKMAKNLRYLSLLHNNLTGAIPTTHFEGLENLLTVNLGDNSLNGKIPLTLFTLPSLQELTLSHNGFDGLLDEFPNVSASKLQLIDLSSNKLQGPIPESIFHINGLRFLQLSANEFNGTIKLVMIQRLHNLHTLGLSHNKLSVDIIVNDDHDLSSFPSMKYILLASCKLREFPGFLRNQSQLNALDLSNNQIQGIVPNWIWRFDSLVYLNLSNNFLTNMEGPFDDLNSNLYILDLHSNQLSGSIPTFTKYAVHLDYSSNKFNTAPLDMDKYIPFVYFLSLSNNTFQGKIHEAFCNLSSLRLLDLSYNRFNDLIPKCLMRRNSTLRVLNLAGNKLKGYLSDTISSSCNLRFLNLNGNLLGGVIPDSLANCQSLQVLNLGSNQFSDRFPCFLSNISSLRVLILRSNKLNGPIACPHNTSNWEMLHIVDLAYNNFSGILPGPFFRSWTKMMGNEAESHEKYGSLFFDVFDNHATVRYNNLFTVISKFLVMKLYKLLATEPYFVADHIFAYYVTSNEFGGRYLDSVTIVNKALQMKLIKIPTIFTSLDLSSNHFEGPIPEELVSLKALNVLNLSHNAFSSHIPLSIGSLVHLESLDLSNNNLSGKIPLELASLNFLAYLNLSFNQLRGQIPTGAQMQTFDASYFEGNEGLCGPPLKDCTNDRVGHSLPTPYEMHGSIDWNFLSVELGFIFGFGITILPLMFFQRWGLLYWQRVDELLYMLVPQFGFVYEHYRGQRYRTLRWIV; encoded by the coding sequence ATGGGCCAAGTAATTGGTCTTGATTTGTGTGAGGAATTTATTTCTGGAGGACTGAATAATTCAAGTCTCTTCAAGCTGCAATATTTGCAGAATTTGAATCTTGCTTACAATGATTTCAATTCTTCCATTCCTTTGGAGTTTGACAAGCTCAAGAATTTGAGGTGTTTAAATTTGTCAAATGCTGGATTTCATGGGCAGATTCCTGCTCAGATTTCTCACCTGACAAATTTGACAACACTTGACTTGTCTACATCACTTGCCTCACAACATTTTCTCAAACTCCAGAATCCAAACATTGAGATGATTTTACAGAACCTTACAAAACTCACAGAACTATATCTTGATGGTGTGAGGGTATCTGCTGAGGGAAAGGAGTGGTGTCATGCTTTATCTTCTCTTCAAAAGCTAAAAGTGCTGAGCATGTCATCATGCAATATCTCAGGGCCAATTGATTCTTCACTAGAAGCACTTAAGGAACTCTCAGTAGTTCGACTGAATCTGAATAATATCTCAAGCCCTGTGCCTGAATTCCTTGTTAATTTCTCCAAGTTGAATGTCTTGGAGCTTAGCAGTTGCTGGTTGAGGGGTAATTTTCCAAAGGGTATCTTTCAAATGCAAACATTAAGTGTTCTTGATATCTCAAACAACCAGGATCTTCATGGTGCTTTGCCAAATTTCCTACAACAAGAAGTTCTTCACACCATGAATCTTAGTAACACAAATTTCTCTGGGAAATTGCCAGGttctatttcaaatttaaagcaGTTGTCCAAATTAGATCTATCTAACTGCCAATTCATTGAAACACTCCCAATTTCAATGTCAGAAATCACTCAACTTGTTCATGTGGACTTGTCTTTTAACAAGTTTACTGGTCCCCTTCCCTCTTTGAAGATGGCAAAAAATCTCAGATATTTATCTCTCTTACACAATAATTTGACAGGAGCCATTCCTACAACTCATTTTGAGGGACTTGAAAATCTACTCACTGTCAATTTAGGAGATAATTCCCTCAACGGAAAAATTCCTTTGACTCTTTTTACACTTCCATCTTTGCAAGAACTAACACTTTCTCATAATGGATTTGATGGCCTATTAGATGAATTTCCAAATGTTTCTGCCTCTAAACTACAGTTGATTGACTTGAGCAGCAACAAATTGCAGGGTCCTATTCCGGAGTCTATCTTTCATATTAATGGACTCCGTTTCCTACAACTTTCTGCAAATGAATTCAATGGAACAATAAAACTTGTTATGATTCAGAGGCTTCACAATTTGCATACATTAGGTCTTTCACACAACAAATTGTCAGTTGATATAATTGTCAATGATGATCATGACCTATCATCCTTTCCCAGcatgaaatatatattgttgGCTTCTTGCAAGTTGAGAGAATTTCCAGGGTTCTTGAGAAACCAATCCCAACTAAATGCTTTAGACCTATCCAACAATCAGATTCAAGGAATAGTTCCTAACTGGATCTGGAGATTTGACTCTCTGGTTTATCTCAATCTTTCCAACAATTTTCTCACAAATATGGAAGGACCCTTTGATGATCTGAATTCCAATCTATACATCCTTGATCTTCATTCCAATCAACTTTCTGGATCAATTCCTACTTTCACAAAATATGCTGTTCATTTGGACTACTCAAGCAATAAATTCAACACTGCCCCACTTGACATGGATAAGTATATCCCTTTTGTATACTTTCTCTCCCTTTCAAATAACACCTTTCAAGGGAAAATCCATGAAGCCTTTTGTAATCTTTCTTCTCTGCGGTTGCTTGATCTTTCCTATAATCGCTTCAATGACCTCATTCCCAAGTGTTTGATGAGAAGGAATAGTACCCTCAGAGTACTAAATCTTGCTGGAAACAAACTCAAGGGTTATCTTTCTGATACCATTTCAAGTTCATGCAATTTAAGATTCCTTAATCTCAATGGAAATCTCTTGGGTGGTGTTATCCCAGACTCTCTAGCCAATTGCCAGAGTCTACAAGTCTTAAATCTTGGAAGCAATCAGTTTAGTGATAGATTTCCATGCTTCTTAAGTAATATTTCCTCCCTGAGAGTGCTAATTTTGAGGTCAAACAAACTCAATGGTCCAATTGCATGCCCTCATAACACTAGCAATTGGGAGATGCTACATATTGTTGATCTAGCCTACAATAATTTCTCTGGTATACTACCTGGACCATTTTTTAGAAGCTGGACAAAAATGATGGGTAATGAGGCTGAATCCCATGAAAAATACGGGTCTTTATTTTTTGACGTGTTTGACAATCATGCCACTGTGCGTTACAATAATCTGTTCACAGTTATCAGCAAATTTCTTGTAATGAAATTATACAAACTGTTGGCAACTGAGCCTTATTTTGTGGCTGACCACATATTTGCCTATTATGTCACTTCTAACGAATTCGGTGGTCGCTACTTGGATTCAGTTACAATTGTGAACAAGGCTTTGCAAATGAAGTTGATCAAAATTCCCACTATCTTCACTTCCTTAGATCTCTCCTCGAACCATTTTGAAGGTCCAATACCTGAAGAACTTGTGAGTTTGAAAGCACTCAATGTTCTTAATTTGTCACACAATGCTTTCTCAAGTCACATCCCCTTGTCAATTGGAAGTTTGGTGCATCTTGAATCCTTGGACTTGTCAAATAACAATTTGAGCGGAAAAATCCCTCTTGAGCTTGCTAGTTTAAATTTTCTAGCATACTTGAATCTCTCATTTAATCAATTGAGGGGGCAAATCCCAACAGGTGCTCAAATGCAAACATTTGATGCAAGTTATTTTGAAGGCAATGAAGGATTATGTGGGCCACCCTTAAAAGATTGCACCAACGATAGAGTGGGACATTCCCTTCCAACACCATATGAAATGCATGGATCAATTGACTGGAATTTCCTAAGTGTGGAGTTGGGATTCATTTTTGGCTTTGGAATCACTATCCTTCCCCTTATGTTCTTCCAGAGGTGGGGGCTTTTGTATTGGCAGCGCGTTGATGAATTGCTTTACATGCTTGTTCCTCAGTTTGGCTTTGTTTATGAACACTATAGAGGGCAAAGGTACAGAACTCTAAGGTGGATAGTGTAG
- the LOC114395969 gene encoding gamma-interferon-responsive lysosomal thiol protein-like isoform X2, with protein sequence MVFPKLGIIITAALALVPLLFINESDGASYYPSGLHADIAEIAPFASQKVNLSVYYASLSQPCATFIVKNLEEIFHSDLINIVNLQLVPWANAYVDKTNHSINGPDECELNSLEACALNVLNDVNKHYALIYCFEFLAIEGRHKNWQDCFSQLDLPEEPILSCYNRGNGTELGQKSINETALLYAPHEFLPWVMVNNQSIGKEYENFTRYVCEAYKGITAPAACNLH encoded by the exons atggtttTTCCAAAACTAGGTATCATCATCACTGCTGCACTAGCATTAGTCCCTTTGCTTTTCATCAATGAATCTGATGGTGCTTCTTATTACCCTTCTGGTTTACATGCTGATATTGCTGAGATTGCACCCTTTGCTTCTCAGAAAGTTAACCTTTCAGTGTACTATGCAAGCCTAAGCCAACCTTGTGCAACTTTCATTGTTAAGAATCTTGAGGAAATTTTCCACAGCGATCTCATCAACATTGTCAACCTCCAGCTAGTTCCTTGGGCCAATGCTTATGTTGATAAGACTAACCATTCCATA AATGGCCCTGATGAATGCGAGCTAAATTCATTGGAAGCATGTGCTCTCAATGTTTTGAATGATGTG AACAAACATTATGCTTTGATTTACTGCTTTGAGTTTCTGGCAATTGAGGGAAGACACAAGAATTGGCAGGACTGTTTCAGCCAATTGGACTTGCCCGAGGAACCTATTCTGAGCTGCTATAACAGAGGAAATGGAACAGAG CTTGGACAAAAATCTATTAATGAAACAGCTCTCCTTTACGCACCCCACGAATTTCTGCCTTGGGTGATGGTAAACAATCAATCTATTGGAAAg GAATATGAAAACTTTACACGTTATGTTTGTGAGGCTTATAAAGGCATTACGGCTCCAGCAGCATGCAACCTTCATTAG